A window of the Fundidesulfovibrio magnetotacticus genome harbors these coding sequences:
- a CDS encoding flavodoxin has translation MAKALIVYGSTTGNTESVADHVARTLRDEGASVELRDAASVNPEGLAEGFDLVLLGCSTWGDEDLELQEDFQELYERLEEAGLSGRKVAVFGCGDSSYKWFCGAVDAIEERAAQLGATVVAPGLKLDGEPDQADAMAWAREVLRAAA, from the coding sequence ATGGCGAAGGCACTGATCGTCTACGGTTCCACCACGGGCAACACCGAGTCCGTGGCGGACCACGTGGCCAGGACCCTGCGGGACGAAGGGGCGAGCGTGGAGCTGCGCGACGCGGCCTCCGTGAACCCCGAAGGGCTGGCCGAGGGGTTCGACCTGGTGCTGCTTGGCTGCTCCACCTGGGGCGACGAGGACCTGGAACTCCAGGAGGACTTCCAGGAGCTCTACGAGCGCCTGGAAGAGGCCGGGTTGTCCGGGCGCAAGGTGGCGGTGTTCGGGTGCGGCGATTCGAGCTACAAATGGTTCTGCGGGGCCGTGGACGCCATCGAGGAGCGCGCGGCCCAGCTGGGCGCGACCGTGGTGGCCCCGGGGCTCAAGCTGGACGGCGAGCCGGACCAGGCGGACGCCATGGCCTGGGCCAGGGAGGTGCTGCGCGCCGCGGCCTAG
- a CDS encoding cupin domain-containing protein yields MPDPKPAYAIADKLVVAQGKDVRATLMTFEFGQEIPWHSHTHVTDSSFCLEGAVEIAFRGPDETRVLGCGEWLQATVGRAHRVRCLGPGPCRVLLVQGVGEYDFVPQPQTP; encoded by the coding sequence ATGCCCGACCCCAAGCCTGCCTATGCCATCGCGGACAAGCTCGTCGTCGCCCAGGGCAAGGATGTGCGCGCCACGCTCATGACTTTCGAGTTCGGCCAGGAGATACCCTGGCACAGCCACACGCACGTCACGGACTCGTCCTTCTGCCTGGAGGGCGCGGTGGAGATCGCCTTTCGCGGGCCGGACGAAACCCGCGTGCTCGGGTGCGGCGAGTGGCTCCAGGCCACCGTGGGCCGCGCCCACCGCGTGCGCTGCCTGGGCCCGGGCCCCTGCCGCGTGCTCCTGGTGCAGGGCGTGGGAGAATACGACTTCGTTCCCCAGCCCCAGACGCCTTGA
- a CDS encoding DUF2491 family protein: MFWNSGKKDPQTYPGYPQLPPPLRVGAIVSLEQGEILRYDGLGLTLPLPQGDMVVEAVSGMELFGLRVSRAYVKTGGRQALFQFQQDKAGTLLDVNCFQVFEEIFPGSEADWGLWLGEGGLIGGADLNAPNGRSYSRDWGQGAYAAPVEAVERIFTDPAQAPIEVPHKMMLYSRELSPDAQEYMLLSVDEEPGQVLVRCLSGVVMSPQALKIF, translated from the coding sequence ATGTTCTGGAACAGCGGCAAGAAAGACCCCCAAACCTATCCCGGCTATCCCCAGCTGCCCCCGCCCCTGCGCGTGGGGGCCATCGTCTCCCTGGAACAGGGCGAGATCCTGCGTTACGACGGCTTGGGCCTCACCCTGCCCCTGCCCCAGGGCGACATGGTGGTGGAGGCCGTCTCGGGCATGGAGCTTTTCGGGCTCCGGGTGAGCCGCGCCTACGTCAAGACCGGCGGTCGCCAGGCCCTCTTCCAGTTCCAGCAGGACAAGGCGGGAACGCTCCTGGACGTGAACTGTTTCCAGGTGTTCGAGGAGATCTTCCCCGGCTCCGAGGCCGACTGGGGCCTCTGGCTGGGCGAGGGCGGGCTGATCGGCGGGGCAGACCTCAACGCCCCCAACGGGCGCTCCTACTCCCGCGACTGGGGCCAGGGCGCCTACGCGGCCCCCGTGGAGGCCGTTGAGCGCATCTTCACCGACCCGGCCCAGGCGCCCATCGAAGTCCCCCACAAGATGATGCTCTACAGCCGCGAGCTTTCGCCCGACGCCCAGGAGTACATGCTCCTCTCCGTGGACGAGGAGCCCGGACAGGTGCTCGTGCGTTGTCTGTCCGGGGTGGTCATGTCGCCCCAGGCCCTGAAGATTTTCTAA